cataaaattaattaaaattttacaattacTACTTTCCTTTCTTTCCTTAAGTAAAACCTATGGAATTATCAAATATggctaaatatatatatgacaattaatgatttcattaataaagatttgataacaatttgtgTCTCTTcgatcatttttgtttaattttatattactaaaataaattaaacaatcaaattaactgtaaattttaaatttagattttttcgtatatgttatattttgaatttttaaaaacgacTATAAATCAAAACTGTTAAAATTCTAATGTTAAAAAACTTATGATCAAtgacttaaaattttattataacaagatacacatgatcttaaaatcatataagtaaaaagtctcatttaatagacatttaatatatatatatatatatattaactatataccatataagaatacataaatattttaatttaaaaaaaagtaatgaattttaaagaaattttataatttataaacttattaagaGTCTaacaatgaaaattttgttatgaatgatttaaaattttgttataaaaagatcTGAATGATGATAAAATTGTATGATTATGaaatctcatttaatatatagccatatatatatatatatatatatatatatatatatatatatatatatattactatcatttaaatttaattaaatacaaaatagatAAATGTGATTATTTGGATTTACTTAACAGaaatgataattaataaataagagTGATATACTTGAGGActtcaataataatattttgccTACAAAGTTTTCAAGGATATGTCTAGAAATCGGaccaattttttgttttgtttaaatgtgattttttaCAACATAAATAGGGAAATTGGATACACAATTTTCATCTTGGCAGCTAATAGTTAGAGACCGTCTCCTATTATAATAGtgtttcttataaatataagaaacgCTCAATCAGAGTCCTATTTTACTATTTACAGGAtataataacatataaaaatgcTCAATCATAGTCCTATTTTACTATTTAGGGGAtacaatattttacaatttaatatactataatatgtaaatattaattttataatattttactatcataagattttaaaaactattaatttataaaaaaaagaaatttatactatattaatattctaattttcAGACggtataaaaattattttccattaTAGCTCTGTTTGTTTGGCAGTCACTAGCATCAGCGACTAAAGTCAGCGATCAGCGACTGCGACTTGATATCGATACAGTTGTTCGTTTCATTATCGCACGACCAGCGATCAGTCGCTGCGACAAGTCACTGTGTTGTTCGTTTGATTGTCGCGCGACTGATCGCTACAATTGATCGCACACTGTATTATTGTTCATTTTGTTCTCGCTAGCGaccaattatttattttaaatatttttctaattatttagTTGTTGGTTTAACTAAACAtgaataaattttgttatatagGAATATATTAGCTACTGAAAAATATAAgagattttatgtttttgttatatgaatatattagcAATCAAAGTGTGTGGGTTGATTTGAGAGGTCTTTTCTGCACTTAATTTAGTGCTTGGCTGCTCGATTTTTTTACAACGCTGGTCTTTAGTAGAAGATTTTGTAGTGTAGTTCTTGTAGAGACAAAAACCAAAAGGCCCAGGACACTAGTAAAAAAAAGAGTTGCggattatattttaaacaaaaaatgaaattttaataataattataataataatattttttcaaaacataattataatatgttttttcttttggtgtaaatgttaaaaataattataactagGATTCATGTCTTGCGCGGAATAAACATTCggtatacaaattattttatatatactattatttaatatgcatttttacatattataaaataataaatatatattgaataactGGGAAGCAAGTAACTATTACATATGTAATTAAATTGGCATGAacacataaatcaaaataatacttttttatttataatgttttatgaTAAATACATTAAATCAATCATATTTACCTATTTCTATTGGATGtagttaaatttaaatgatattaacatacatatatagtatacttttaaatatggttatttattaaataataattcgaattcatatgattttataaaaaataaaaatgctgaaaataaaaatttcaatgtagtcttttaataattttattaattactaattgtatttaaaattcaatataaaatacaaaattaaaatattaagttctCAATACTTTTTCAATGAAAATTTAAGAActaaaatatcaattttatatggtatatattttaatttaaaaagtatatatatatatataattttagtatgAATATCTACTAAATGAGAATATCTattcatatagttttatgaGCATTTGTATCTtcttataacaaaaatttaaaccattgtttacaaatttttaaatgtgAGACTTTCAGCAATTTAAAgtctttttttaattgaaaatatatcatatacgaaaaaatctaaatttttattacatgatgaatatgattgtttaattattttaatagtttaaaattGAACAAAAATGATTAAGGATATAAAAATTGTTaccaaatctttattatttaatatcattaatttcaatatatattttaatcatattagtTAATTCCGTATCTTTTATCtaaggaaaaaagaaaatatacttctgtacattaataattaatttatgattagcttaataaaattatagtatGTTTAGATGAACAAACTTAATTTTCTAATGATTCTAAAAATCATTTTAGTGATGATGCATGTCATATGTAAAAGGTTGTaatgttgtttttttaaatatatataagggATATGTTTTGTCCATATATAGAATTGAGAAGAGAAAGAGACTTACGACACGGATGTCGGTGGCAACGGCAGTATTAACAAACTGGAGAATGAAACTGATGATAAACTCAAGGGCAAATGCTTGTCCAACACTAACAGAAGGAACAGTCACACCTCCCGACATGAAAGGATGGAAAACTGCTTTGAGTGCGAATGAAGCGCAAatggaagctgagacttgagcCGCTATGTAAGCAGGTACATGGGCCCAAGGAAAGTGTCTTAGAGCTGCGAATGCTATGGTCACTGATGGATTTAAGTGAGCCCCTGATATGTGACCAGTTGAGAGAATTATGATCATCACGGCGAGCCCTGCGCATGCTGCGTTACCGATTAGGGTTTCCACTCCGTTGTATTTCTGGTTCACGATTGGTCCGGCTGTCGCGGTGAATATCAAGATGAATGTTCCCACGAACTCGGCCCCAACCTgcatcatatacatatatacaaattagCCGTCATCAAGTGACCAGAGGAAACAGAGGTTAGACTGTTAGGGGGATAGATCATAGACATTTCTTGTGTAATAAGGAAAATAAAAGTGTTTTCTCTTGAGAATGAAGATTGTTATTCTATATAGTTTATTTGTTTTGCTCCTGACTGGGTTCGTTTCGGTTGCGGGAGCAGATGGACGTGGGTGGTTGTGATTTTTAATgttaactagatcttgacccgccctttaaagggcgggtatatttttgttttaatttaattttcatatttgtgttttctttgtgattatatattttttttttgtaatcatatttgtgtataaatcttaactaaaaatatattttattaaataatagcagtttaaaaattgatttgataTATTGCCGGTCGAACCTGTCAACCCGCTAACCTGCGGATTTCAACtttgttttgatcaaaaaatatgacccgcacaacccgcaaacaaataatttgtatcgGCATCCGTCTCATTTAATTTTGCGGATATCAGcgggttataaattttttaaaaataattatttaatatagttataataaaattatatattttaaagttttaagtttttttaaattaccatcTTTT
The sequence above is drawn from the Raphanus sativus cultivar WK10039 chromosome 7, ASM80110v3, whole genome shotgun sequence genome and encodes:
- the LOC108830234 gene encoding probable aquaporin NIP5-1, which translates into the protein MSPPEAEMGAVAVTAPPTPGTPRGPLITGMRVDSMSFDHRKPIPPCKCLPMMGNPWGQHDTCFTDFPSPGVSLTRKVGAEFVGTFILIFTATAGPIVNQKYNGVETLIGNAACAGLAVMIIILSTGHISGAHLNPSVTIAFAALRHFPWAHVPAYIAAQVSASICASFALKAVFHPFMSGGVTVPSVSVGQAFALEFIISFILQFVNTAVATDIRVVGELAGIAVGATVMLNNLVAGRSSGASMNPVRTLGPALASGNYRSLWVYLVAPTLGAQD